From a region of the Mobula hypostoma chromosome 6, sMobHyp1.1, whole genome shotgun sequence genome:
- the LOC134347628 gene encoding cytotoxic T-lymphocyte protein 4-like isoform X3: MELNVSQPAWLGVSSTGQPALECMHNSANNAELKLTILKGNNKLTVCSGTTTATGQFISSSELLRCHFERIPNKVSVMILGLNSSLVDNYYCMVEKLYPPPYESSLGNGTLIYIRAEDMKCSRFPFFLIVGILMLLLLICLVSTIILITKKKVKKTNVNPVYEQMAPTRGRK; this comes from the exons ATGG AGCTGAATGTTTCTCAGCCTGCATGGCTGGGTGTTTCAAGCACAGGCCAGCCTGCTCTGGAATGCATGCACAACTCCGCAAATAACGCCGAGCTGAAACTAACAATTCTCAAAGGGAATAACAAGCTTACTGTTTGCTCTGGTACCACAACTGCAACGGGGCAGTTTATCAGCTCAAGTGAACTCCTTCGCTGTCACTTTGAACGGATCCCAAACAAAGTCTCCGTCATGATACTTGGACTGAACTCTTCATTAGTTGATAATTATTACTGCATGGTTGAGAAATTGTATCCTCCACCTTATGAATCCAGCCTTGGAAATGGTACACTCATCTACATCAGAGCAGAAGACATGAAAT GTTCTCGGTTTCCCTTCTTCCTGATCGTGGGCATTCTAATGCTTCTGCTTCTAATCTGCTTAGTTTCCACCATCATTCTGATAACCAAA AAAAAAGTGAAGAAGACCAACGTGAACCCTGTGTACGAGCAGATGGCacccaccagagggag AAAATAA
- the LOC134347628 gene encoding cytotoxic T-lymphocyte protein 4-like isoform X1: MERVYCLLFLALFWNHKSVRASELNVSQPAWLGVSSTGQPALECMHNSANNAELKLTILKGNNKLTVCSGTTTATGQFISSSELLRCHFERIPNKVSVMILGLNSSLVDNYYCMVEKLYPPPYESSLGNGTLIYIRAEDMKCSRFPFFLIVGILMLLLLICLVSTIILITKKKVKKTNVNPVYEQMAPTRGRK, translated from the exons ATGGAGCGTGTCTACTGTCTACTCTTCTTGGCTCTCTTTTGGAATCACAAGTCTGTGAGGGCGAGTG AGCTGAATGTTTCTCAGCCTGCATGGCTGGGTGTTTCAAGCACAGGCCAGCCTGCTCTGGAATGCATGCACAACTCCGCAAATAACGCCGAGCTGAAACTAACAATTCTCAAAGGGAATAACAAGCTTACTGTTTGCTCTGGTACCACAACTGCAACGGGGCAGTTTATCAGCTCAAGTGAACTCCTTCGCTGTCACTTTGAACGGATCCCAAACAAAGTCTCCGTCATGATACTTGGACTGAACTCTTCATTAGTTGATAATTATTACTGCATGGTTGAGAAATTGTATCCTCCACCTTATGAATCCAGCCTTGGAAATGGTACACTCATCTACATCAGAGCAGAAGACATGAAAT GTTCTCGGTTTCCCTTCTTCCTGATCGTGGGCATTCTAATGCTTCTGCTTCTAATCTGCTTAGTTTCCACCATCATTCTGATAACCAAA AAAAAAGTGAAGAAGACCAACGTGAACCCTGTGTACGAGCAGATGGCacccaccagagggag AAAATAA
- the LOC134347628 gene encoding cytotoxic T-lymphocyte protein 4-like isoform X2 — protein sequence MERVYCLLFLALFWNHKSVRASELNVSQPAWLGVSSTGQPALECMHNSANNAELKLTILKGNNKLTVCSGTTTATGQFISSSELLRCHFERIPNKVSVMILGLNSSLVDNYYCMVEKLYPPPYESSLGNGTLIYIRAEDMKCSRFPFFLIVGILMLLLLICLVSTIILITKKKVKKTNVNPVYEQMAPTRGR from the exons ATGGAGCGTGTCTACTGTCTACTCTTCTTGGCTCTCTTTTGGAATCACAAGTCTGTGAGGGCGAGTG AGCTGAATGTTTCTCAGCCTGCATGGCTGGGTGTTTCAAGCACAGGCCAGCCTGCTCTGGAATGCATGCACAACTCCGCAAATAACGCCGAGCTGAAACTAACAATTCTCAAAGGGAATAACAAGCTTACTGTTTGCTCTGGTACCACAACTGCAACGGGGCAGTTTATCAGCTCAAGTGAACTCCTTCGCTGTCACTTTGAACGGATCCCAAACAAAGTCTCCGTCATGATACTTGGACTGAACTCTTCATTAGTTGATAATTATTACTGCATGGTTGAGAAATTGTATCCTCCACCTTATGAATCCAGCCTTGGAAATGGTACACTCATCTACATCAGAGCAGAAGACATGAAAT GTTCTCGGTTTCCCTTCTTCCTGATCGTGGGCATTCTAATGCTTCTGCTTCTAATCTGCTTAGTTTCCACCATCATTCTGATAACCAAA AAAAAAGTGAAGAAGACCAACGTGAACCCTGTGTACGAGCAGATGGCacccaccagagggaggtaa